One window of the Zea mays cultivar B73 chromosome 3, Zm-B73-REFERENCE-NAM-5.0, whole genome shotgun sequence genome contains the following:
- the LOC103650676 gene encoding probable serine/threonine-protein kinase PBL25 gives MVGCFACFKPAGDQEADEEAPLPSTSRRRGRSLRLPSCSSSNKGNQQADNPIAAASSSNVDSRARAFTYDELAAATENFRAECLLGEGGFGRVYRGRLESGQVVAVKQLDREGVQGNREFVVEVLMLSLLHHPNLVNLVGYCADGEQRLLVYEYMALGSLADHLLLDTSSRDKGNAAPEQEQRALSWETRMRVALGAARGLEYLHETANPPVIYRDLKSSNVLLDDALCPKLSDFGLAKLGPIGDRSPRVMGTYGYCAPEYVRAGTITVKADVYSFGVLLLELITGRRAVDSTRPTAEQLLVAWAMPMLRDSKRYRELADPLLRGGFPERDLKQAVAVAAMCLQEEASARPLMSDAAMTLAYLAEAAASAAASSSTS, from the coding sequence ATGGTGGGCTGCTTTGCATGCTTCAAGCCAGCGGGTGACCAAGAGGCGGACGAAGAGGCGCCACTGCCGTCgacgtcgaggaggcgcggtcggAGCCTGCGATTGCCGTCGTGTTCGTCGTCCAACAAGGGTAACCAGCAAGCCGATAACCCAATAGCGGCGGCGTCGAGCAGCAACGTCGACAGCAGAGCCCGCGCGTTCACCTACGACGAGCTCGCGGCGGCAACGGAAAACTTCCGTGCGGAGTGCTTGCTGGGGGAGGGCGGTTTCGGGCGCGTGTACCGGGGCCGTCTGGAGAGCGGGCAGGTGGTGGCGGTGAAGCAGCTGGACCGCGAGGGCGTGCAGGGCAACCGCGAATTCGTGGTGGAGGTGCTGATGCTGAGCCTCCTGCACCACCCCAACCTGGTGAACCTTGTGGGCTACTGCGCCGACGGCGAGCAGCGGCTGCTGGTGTACGAGTACATGGCGCTGGGGTCGCTGGCTGACCACCTGCTGCTGGACACCAGCAGCAGGGACAAGGGCAACGCCGCTCCCGAGCAGGAGCAGCGCGCGCTGAGCTGGGAGACGCGCATGCGCGTCGCGCTGGGCGCCGCCCGGGGGCTGGAGTACCTGCACGAGACGGCCAACCCGCCCGTGATCTACCGCGACCTCAAGTCCTCCAACGTCCTCCTCGACGACGCCCTCTGCCCCAAGCTCTCCGACTTCGGGCTCGCCAAGCTGGGCCCCATCGGCGACCGGTCCCCGCGCGTGATGGGCACCTACGGCTACTGCGCCCCCGAGTACGTGCGCGCCGGCACCATCACCGTCAAGGCCGACGTGTACAGCTTCGGCGTGCTGCTGCTGGAGCTCATCACCGGGCGGCGCGCCGTGGACTCCACCAGGCCCACCGCGGAGCAGCTGTTGGTGGCCTGGGCTATGCCCATGCTCCGGGACAGCAAGAGGTACCGCGAGCTGGCCGATCCGCTCCTGCGAGGGGGCTTCCCGGAGAGGGACCTCAAAcaggccgtggccgtggccgccATGTGCCTGCAGGAAGAGGCATCCGCTCGCCCGCTCATGAGTGACGCGGCCATGACGCTGGCATACCTCGCAGAAGCGGCGGCGTCGGCAGCGGCAAGCAGCAGTACTAGCTAA